The following coding sequences are from one Megamonas funiformis window:
- the rlmH gene encoding 23S rRNA (pseudouridine(1915)-N(3))-methyltransferase RlmH, with amino-acid sequence MKISIVASGKIKEKYLRDGINEFVKRLKPFTQLEFIEINEEKMKDNPSPAEKKATLIAEGERLLKKVPANSYLIVLDVFGKDISSEELSAKIDKLTLSGQSHITFLIGGAFGLSEEVRKRADERISFSRMTFTHQMIRLLLVEQIYRAFKISRGEKYHW; translated from the coding sequence ATGAAAATATCAATTGTAGCTTCAGGTAAAATTAAAGAAAAATATTTACGCGATGGTATCAATGAATTTGTAAAACGCTTAAAACCTTTTACACAATTAGAATTCATTGAAATCAATGAAGAAAAAATGAAAGATAATCCTTCACCAGCTGAGAAAAAAGCTACATTAATAGCTGAAGGTGAAAGACTCTTAAAGAAAGTTCCAGCAAATAGTTATTTAATTGTACTTGATGTTTTTGGTAAAGATATTTCCTCAGAAGAATTATCTGCCAAAATTGATAAACTCACTTTATCTGGACAAAGCCATATAACCTTTTTAATCGGAGGAGCTTTTGGTTTATCTGAAGAAGTCCGCAAACGTGCTGATGAACGTATTTCTTTTTCACGAATGACATTTACACATCAAATGATAAGACTTCTACTCGTAGAACAAATCTATCGTGCTTTCAAAATCAGCCGTGGTGAAAAATATCACTGGTAA